In the Aggregatilinea lenta genome, GCCTCTACAAAACCCGCCAACCATTCACCTGTCTCTCCTCTCCAGTTTGATTGGAGAGAGGTCGAGGGTGAGGTTTCTACGCGACCCGTCCGGCCCTCCTTCACCCGGCATCCGCGACCGGCTCACACGCGGCGACCGGCAGCGCCACCTCGCCGTAATTCACGAACTGCCCCTGCGCGTCCTGCTCGTACAGGCCGACGCGCACCTGCGTGCCGCCGTCGAGACGCGGCAGCGTGAAGTCGTCGCGCACGCGCTCGCCGGGTGACCACGACGTGAACGGGTAAAAGCCGTAAACCGGCGCGCTGCGGTCGGCGGTCGCCAGGACCGGCGCGATGTCGTCCCCGGTCAGGTGTACGAAGATGCTCGGATCGGACGAAGGCGACTCAGCGGCTCGCCAGACCACATGCAGGGCGACGGTGTCCGCGTCGCAGGTGAGCCACGCCGCCTCGCGCGCGATGCCGTACACGATTGGCTCGGCGGAAGGATCGCCCGGCACGGCCATCTGCGGCGCGTCGAACAGCTCGACCAGCCCTGGTCCGGCGGAGGTGAGGCCCAGACCGCCCAGCCGCGCGCGCCACCAGTCCGGCGGGAAGACGTAAAACGCCTCCGGCGCGGTGTAGAGCCGGTAGTCCTGCGCCAGCAGATCGGCGTAATCCGCCGTATGATAAACCATCGTCACGTCGCGGTTCTCGCCTGTCACCAGCCGCGAATAGGCCGCCGCCTCGTAATGCGGCCCCCACGGCAGCGTGAACGCGACTCGACCCTCGCGCGGGATCTGCGCCACGCGCGCGATCATCTCCAGGCCGGTCCGGTCGGTGGTCCGCGTGCGAATCCAGTCCAGGTTGAACGGGATCAGTACCAGCGCCCAGGCCAGCAGTCCGGCCAGTAGCGCCGGTTCGAGTGCAGGCCGCTGGTCGAGCAGCCAGTCCGCCGCCAGCGCGATTTCGAGGGCCAGCACCAGCACGACCGGCATCAAGATCGCCCCCGGCAGCACGGCGGAATGGTACGCGATGCTGAAGATCAGCGGTCCCGCCCCGGCCAGCGCCAGCACGCGCGCCGCGTGGCGATGCGGCGAGAGCGTCACGGCGACGGCCAGCGCCACCACTGCGATCAGCAGGCCCGGCAGGGTAAGCTGATCGACCAGCAGGCGCGCGATGTCCGCCACATCGTCCAGCCAGCCGCCCGTGCCGCCCGGCAGCGTGACGAGGTAATCG is a window encoding:
- a CDS encoding protein O-mannosyl-transferase family, translated to MTTIAGFSPFTRSTVPRRARLALVPLVVLILLAAYGATLQTHINGSSDEYMLDVGEIQVALNVWGTVHYTGYPLYTMLGNGFTAPLRAVGLEPAAAASLYAAAWGVAALVCAGALVWGLTRRIAVAALAVLLLGLSRSVWIHSSIAEVYGMSLAITALMLLVALWPAPWLGAWSARRRFLTLALLGGIGVAHHRAVAFIAPGLFLALWPYRHDVLDRWPRTLIQGIGLAALGFVPYAYLPLRAHQGGSWVYGDPGTWRGFWQQFTGQEADYLVTLPGGTGGWLDDVADIARLLVDQLTLPGLLIAVVALAVAVTLSPHRHAARVLALAGAGPLIFSIAYHSAVLPGAILMPVVLVLALEIALAADWLLDQRPALEPALLAGLLAWALVLIPFNLDWIRTRTTDRTGLEMIARVAQIPREGRVAFTLPWGPHYEAAAYSRLVTGENRDVTMVYHTADYADLLAQDYRLYTAPEAFYVFPPDWWRARLGGLGLTSAGPGLVELFDAPQMAVPGDPSAEPIVYGIAREAAWLTCDADTVALHVVWRAAESPSSDPSIFVHLTGDDIAPVLATADRSAPVYGFYPFTSWSPGERVRDDFTLPRLDGGTQVRVGLYEQDAQGQFVNYGEVALPVAACEPVADAG